The Nitrospirales bacterium genome includes a window with the following:
- a CDS encoding response regulator transcription factor, whose amino-acid sequence MRILVVEDEPKVASFIRRALEEESYAVDVCADGQQGLDWAQSVDYDLIILDLMLPGIPGLELLKQIRRGGVKTPVVILTARSEVDQRVKGLDAGADDYLTKPFAIEELLARTRALLRRAGGAPTGILQVDDLVLNPVTREVTRGDQRIDLTTKEYALLEYLMRNAGRVLTRPMITEHVWDLDFDTFTNVIDVYISYLRNKIDRGRKQSLIQTVRGSGYVMRSET is encoded by the coding sequence ATGCGTATTTTGGTTGTTGAAGACGAGCCCAAAGTCGCCTCGTTTATACGACGAGCCTTAGAAGAAGAAAGCTATGCCGTGGACGTTTGCGCGGATGGCCAGCAGGGTCTAGATTGGGCGCAGTCGGTCGACTACGACTTAATTATTCTAGACCTGATGTTGCCGGGAATCCCTGGGCTTGAGCTGCTGAAACAAATCCGTCGGGGGGGGGTCAAGACTCCCGTGGTTATCCTGACGGCTCGTTCGGAAGTAGATCAGCGTGTGAAGGGCCTGGATGCGGGGGCGGATGACTATTTGACCAAGCCCTTTGCTATCGAGGAGTTATTAGCCCGTACTCGAGCGCTTCTTCGCCGTGCTGGGGGAGCTCCTACGGGGATTTTGCAGGTTGATGATTTAGTCTTAAATCCTGTCACAAGAGAAGTCACGCGGGGCGACCAGCGTATAGATTTAACCACCAAGGAGTATGCCCTCTTAGAATATTTAATGCGAAATGCCGGACGAGTGCTTACCAGGCCGATGATCACGGAACATGTCTGGGATTTAGACTTCGATACCTTTACGAATGTGATCGATGTTTATATCAGTTACCTGAGAAATAAAATTGATCGAGGGCGTAAACAGAGCCTCATTCAGACCGTACGCGGCTCTGGATATGTCATGAGGTCGGAGACATGA
- a CDS encoding ATP-binding protein has protein sequence MSQASIRVRLTLWYGTALALILIVFAGTMYFVMSRALRDQVDASLEEAASAAIRTLGEHRFGPFLIFEDLSQNFPELALLDKFFQIFGPAGQVTIQSANIKSREIPLSQTAFQASLKGHSTFESVRFDHGVPFRLFSVPIRHTDRLVSILRVGTSLYPTEKMLQRLLLALLIASPIAIIVSLLGGWFLAGRALEPVNVITRAAERIADGDLTQRITSPRSTDEIGRLASVFNDMIARLEISFRQIRQFSADASHELRTPLTITKGETELALRRPRAAEDYRQALESNLEEIDRMSRIVDELLFLSRADLGEIKMTMTEVHFDELVREVQWQATVLGQERHIETVLERVDPVTILGDELRLRELLLNLVDNAIKYSHTNGKVQISLTTVGTQTKLEVRDFGIGISSVEQQRIFDRFYRTDTARAHTSKGTGLGLAICKWIVEVHRGTIEIQSSTHAGSCFTVLLPIHSPGL, from the coding sequence ATGAGTCAGGCCTCGATCCGAGTCCGACTGACGTTGTGGTATGGGACAGCGTTAGCGTTGATTCTGATCGTGTTTGCCGGAACCATGTATTTTGTCATGTCTCGCGCATTGCGAGATCAGGTTGATGCTTCACTTGAAGAGGCGGCTTCGGCCGCCATTCGAACATTAGGAGAGCACCGGTTTGGACCATTCTTGATTTTCGAAGATTTGTCACAAAATTTTCCAGAACTGGCTTTGCTCGATAAATTTTTTCAGATTTTTGGCCCGGCGGGCCAGGTGACCATCCAATCCGCGAATATTAAGAGCCGGGAGATTCCGCTCAGCCAGACGGCCTTTCAAGCTTCGCTTAAAGGCCATTCGACGTTTGAATCTGTCAGATTTGATCATGGAGTTCCGTTCCGATTGTTCTCAGTGCCTATTCGCCATACGGATCGGCTTGTCAGCATTCTCCGAGTTGGAACGTCCCTGTACCCGACCGAGAAAATGTTGCAACGACTGCTCTTGGCTCTTCTTATTGCCTCACCGATCGCGATCATTGTCTCTTTGCTGGGTGGCTGGTTCTTGGCCGGTCGCGCGTTGGAACCCGTGAATGTGATCACTCGTGCGGCCGAACGGATCGCGGATGGTGATTTAACGCAGCGGATTACGAGTCCACGCTCGACCGATGAAATCGGACGTCTGGCGTCGGTCTTCAATGACATGATTGCGCGGCTTGAAATTTCTTTTCGTCAAATCCGCCAGTTCAGCGCCGATGCTTCCCATGAACTTCGTACGCCCTTGACGATCACGAAGGGAGAAACCGAATTGGCTCTGCGTCGTCCAAGAGCGGCTGAAGATTACAGGCAAGCTCTTGAAAGCAATCTGGAAGAAATCGATCGTATGAGCCGAATTGTCGATGAATTGTTATTTTTATCTCGGGCTGATCTGGGCGAGATCAAAATGACGATGACCGAGGTTCATTTTGATGAGTTAGTCCGGGAAGTTCAATGGCAAGCCACGGTTCTTGGTCAAGAACGACACATTGAGACCGTCTTAGAACGTGTTGACCCGGTCACCATACTCGGTGATGAACTTAGACTTCGTGAACTCTTGTTGAATTTGGTCGATAATGCGATTAAGTATTCCCACACGAATGGCAAGGTGCAGATCTCACTGACTACGGTAGGCACTCAAACCAAGCTAGAAGTCCGGGACTTTGGGATTGGCATCTCTTCTGTCGAACAACAGCGGATCTTCGATCGGTTTTATCGCACAGACACGGCCCGTGCTCACACATCGAAGGGGACGGGGTTGGGGCTTGCCATTTGTAAATGGATCGTCGAGGTTCATCGAGGAACTATTGAGATCCAGAGCTCAACTCATGCCGGTTCTTGCTTCACCGTCCTCTTGCCAATCCACTCACCTGGCCTGTAG
- a CDS encoding sigma-70 family RNA polymerase sigma factor codes for MMVLHETGEHLERKGKIARQYHEENDNDIDGGMPQKWTKRSSEHEVGVFDKVPVPNGEGSVSLETVYFRDFRARPLLDPDAELLLARQLHEGSSTIREVLRTARRLCQPWSSHQELSFLSTRLGEIEELSGLSAPNIQEVIDALNTCGSLVNQYGKKGESVSLQLEELLGSVELARKKIERAKDELVQRNLRLVIDIAKRYLNRGLGFLDLVQEGNIGLMKAAERFDYQRGFKFSTYATWWVRQGITRAVADQSRTIRVPVHTTEASNRIARTAQKLAQQLDREPTYEELAAEMGLSRERIKETIQAFQEPISLDATPAEGDGQIGDLIPDLEVVSPDIEIDKKKTAQQLDQVLQILTPRERQVVRLRFGIGQDEPWTLEQVGQSLSVTRERIRQIEGVALRKLKEPRVKSLLAELR; via the coding sequence ATGATGGTCTTGCATGAAACAGGAGAACATCTCGAGAGGAAAGGCAAAATCGCCAGACAATATCATGAAGAAAACGACAACGATATTGACGGTGGGATGCCTCAGAAATGGACTAAACGAAGTTCTGAGCATGAAGTCGGAGTATTTGATAAAGTGCCGGTTCCCAATGGCGAAGGATCGGTCTCACTCGAGACAGTCTATTTTCGCGACTTTCGAGCCAGGCCGCTTCTTGACCCTGATGCAGAGCTTCTTCTGGCTCGACAACTCCATGAAGGGTCGTCCACCATACGAGAGGTTCTACGTACGGCGAGACGCCTCTGTCAGCCATGGAGTTCACATCAAGAACTTTCATTTCTATCGACGCGGCTTGGAGAAATTGAAGAACTCAGTGGCCTTTCAGCTCCGAACATCCAAGAAGTCATCGATGCGTTGAATACTTGTGGTTCGCTCGTAAATCAATATGGGAAAAAGGGGGAAAGTGTCAGCCTCCAGCTCGAAGAGCTTCTCGGTTCGGTGGAACTAGCCCGAAAAAAGATCGAACGAGCGAAAGATGAACTGGTGCAGCGTAATCTTCGCTTGGTCATCGACATTGCCAAACGATACCTCAATCGCGGTCTTGGGTTCCTGGATTTGGTGCAAGAGGGAAATATTGGGCTCATGAAGGCTGCTGAACGATTTGATTATCAGCGAGGCTTCAAGTTCAGCACGTACGCGACTTGGTGGGTACGCCAAGGTATTACTCGGGCGGTAGCTGATCAATCCAGGACGATTCGAGTTCCGGTCCATACGACAGAGGCTTCGAATCGGATTGCTCGCACAGCACAAAAATTAGCCCAACAGCTCGATCGTGAGCCAACCTATGAAGAGCTCGCGGCCGAGATGGGATTGAGTCGGGAACGTATTAAAGAAACGATTCAAGCCTTTCAAGAACCTATATCTTTGGACGCTACTCCAGCAGAGGGTGATGGCCAGATTGGAGATCTCATTCCAGACCTGGAAGTCGTTTCACCAGATATAGAAATAGATAAGAAGAAAACTGCGCAGCAGCTTGACCAAGTTCTCCAGATCTTAACTCCTCGTGAGCGCCAAGTGGTTCGTTTGCGATTTGGGATTGGGCAAGATGAGCCATGGACTTTGGAACAGGTCGGCCAAAGTTTGTCGGTGACACGCGAGCGAATACGGCAAATTGAAGGAGTCGCGCTTAGAAAGCTCAAAGAGCCTAGAGTGAAGTCTTTACTGGCTGAATTGCGCTAA
- the rpoD gene encoding RNA polymerase sigma factor RpoD, whose product MSKEKIVGDVQRLITLAREKGHLTHKDLSQVLPVEIVTSDQLHVVLLALNEMNIEVLDLPKDVIQHAASGADIEDSDHSNDDSDNSNSDIDLTPGEPTRIDDPVRLYLKEMGRVPLLTRDGEIDLAKRIEEGKRELACAMFGMPVTIQQFEMLYEQLKNQEIRVRDLVLLQDTLDEEEIEEEPQASEQEDEELHQRTLEILGAIRKHGRSLMTLYGNQRKAASSKTKKGQLEKRISDVCDQFVDQIEALNLHQRVRDQMLKRIKDIGKEIFECEAVIRRSTARLGYANQDSMQVLSSRSRASSKTTIGRRKVELSTQEVAKLKDAIAEAKHRLKEVQEEIVLIPLNEFQDALNNLGRAESKVKRGKAQLIEANLRLVVSIARKYTNRGLQFIDLIQEGNIGLMRAVDKFEYQRGYKFSTYATWWIRQGVTRAIADQARTIRIPVHMIEANTKLARTARQLVQQLGREPTPEEIANRMGLTAEKVRMMLDISKGTISLETPIGEKEDSQLGDLIEDKNAVSPMDAANRYDLQRQIANALGVLTPREETVIRKRFGIGDSTDHTLEEIGQDFDVTRERIRQIEAKALKKLRHPSCSHKLRSLVEHI is encoded by the coding sequence ATGTCAAAAGAAAAAATTGTTGGTGATGTTCAGCGGCTAATCACCCTCGCGAGAGAAAAAGGGCACCTAACGCATAAGGATCTTTCTCAAGTTCTCCCAGTAGAAATCGTGACGTCAGATCAGCTCCATGTTGTCCTCTTGGCCTTAAACGAAATGAACATTGAGGTCTTGGATTTACCTAAAGATGTCATTCAACATGCGGCATCCGGAGCAGACATCGAAGACTCAGATCACTCCAACGATGATTCAGACAATAGTAATAGTGACATAGACTTAACGCCTGGTGAACCCACTCGAATCGATGATCCTGTTCGACTCTACTTGAAGGAGATGGGACGGGTGCCGCTGTTGACTCGCGACGGAGAAATTGATCTTGCTAAACGCATCGAAGAGGGAAAGCGCGAACTGGCATGCGCCATGTTCGGGATGCCTGTGACCATTCAACAGTTTGAGATGCTTTACGAACAACTCAAGAATCAGGAGATTCGCGTGCGTGACTTGGTTTTACTCCAAGACACACTCGATGAGGAGGAAATTGAGGAAGAGCCTCAGGCTAGCGAGCAAGAGGATGAAGAGTTGCACCAGCGAACATTGGAGATCCTCGGTGCAATCCGAAAACATGGGCGATCCTTGATGACTTTGTATGGGAATCAGCGAAAAGCTGCATCTTCCAAGACGAAGAAGGGGCAGTTGGAAAAACGAATCTCTGATGTTTGTGATCAGTTTGTCGATCAGATCGAAGCCTTGAACTTGCATCAGCGTGTTCGGGATCAGATGTTAAAACGTATCAAGGATATCGGGAAAGAGATTTTTGAATGTGAAGCCGTCATACGTCGGAGTACGGCCCGGTTGGGGTACGCGAACCAAGATAGCATGCAAGTTCTTTCATCACGTTCTCGTGCTTCGTCAAAGACGACTATTGGGCGGCGGAAAGTCGAGTTGAGTACCCAGGAAGTCGCGAAGCTTAAAGATGCGATCGCTGAAGCCAAGCATCGGTTAAAAGAAGTACAAGAGGAAATCGTATTGATTCCACTCAACGAGTTTCAAGATGCCTTGAATAATCTTGGGAGAGCCGAATCTAAAGTGAAACGCGGCAAAGCACAGCTCATTGAAGCCAATCTGCGCTTGGTGGTGAGCATTGCACGGAAATATACCAATAGAGGCCTTCAGTTTATCGATCTTATTCAGGAAGGAAATATTGGACTCATGCGGGCCGTGGATAAGTTCGAGTATCAACGCGGCTATAAATTCAGCACCTATGCAACCTGGTGGATCCGACAAGGCGTAACCCGCGCGATCGCAGATCAGGCACGAACCATTCGGATTCCAGTTCATATGATCGAAGCCAACACGAAACTCGCGAGAACGGCACGACAATTAGTGCAGCAACTTGGTCGGGAGCCAACCCCTGAGGAAATCGCCAACCGTATGGGGCTCACGGCTGAAAAAGTTCGAATGATGTTGGATATTTCCAAGGGGACTATCTCATTAGAAACACCAATCGGAGAAAAGGAAGATAGTCAACTTGGCGATCTTATCGAGGATAAAAATGCCGTCTCTCCGATGGATGCGGCCAATCGGTATGATCTTCAACGTCAAATCGCGAATGCTCTTGGTGTGCTGACACCTCGGGAAGAAACCGTGATCAGAAAACGGTTTGGGATCGGGGATAGTACCGATCATACGTTAGAGGAAATCGGACAGGATTTTGACGTGACACGAGAGCGGATCCGTCAGATTGAGGCCAAAGCGCTCAAAAAATTGCGTCACCCAAGTTGCAGTCATAAGCTGAGGAGTCTTGTCGAGCATATCTAA